The Aspergillus nidulans FGSC A4 chromosome VIII genome contains the following window.
GAAGACTACATCAAAGAACCAATTGAACGAAGCAACACCAGAATGTCGGACTTCAACCCCTCCCAGGCGATCACCGACGCCGTAAATGACTACTTCAGCAACCTCTACGCCTTGCTCGAGCTTCTCTTCAACCGCTTTCGCACGAACCTCTATAACTCCTTTGCCCAAGTCTCCGCCTACCGCTGGACAAAGGTCATTCTAACCGTCATCGGCTACATCCTCATTCGCCCCTACATCGAAGCCTTCTTTAAGAAAATGCACGAGCGCGAtcgcaagaagcagcaggaaaaggAGCGCgcggagagaaagaaggcccGCGCTAAGGTCTCACCTAATGCGCTGAGAGGCGGTGCTACTGAGGGCGAGGGTAAGGTGTTGggagaggttgagaataCGGACGACGAGGTGGATGATGCCGAGAATGAAGAAAACGCTGAGGACTTTGCGACTGCGAGTGGAGTGCCGGAGTGGGGTAAGAATGCCAGAAAGAGGGCTAAAAAGCAtgcgaagaagctggagaaggaggctgaAGAGACGAAGGGTCCCAAGTTGACAgaggagcagatcaaggagcttTTGGACTGGAGTGAgtcggaggatgagaagaaggcttAATGGAGGAATTCTGGGCCCTCTCTCCCTAATCTTATTCAAGCGGAGTGGTCTTAAGTTCGTTCTGCTTTCGAGACTTGCATGTTTTACATTTTAATCCCTGTACCTTGTAATATTTAGACTTCATATCTTCATTACTCATAATGTATGGACGGCCTCTCGCTTTAAAGGTCTGCCATTATTCTTGATCTTAGATTCAAAACCTTCAATGGGCTGGCTTGCTAGGGGGACCTCGAAGGCCCTCAAACTCGCCCCTGCTCACTATTCATGGCTGCGATGTGAGCCCGACTATGGCCAGGAGCAGCATGGCCGCAGTCTATTACACTGCGGTCAAATGCAAACGAAACCGGAGCAAATATTTCAGTTACGCCCTGCCTACGCTACAAGCTCAACTCAGAGCTTACTGGACTCTATAAATATTCAAGCCCATAAGATCATCTTATACATCATGTCGTAAATAAGCTAAAATATCCTATACCCATGTGATATCCATAGTACCGAGAAGGCAAATCAAACCCAAGAGGAAGCCGAGTTGCGTAATACGTCTAATGCAATCTCCTCAACGCTTCAACAATCGCCCTGACCTCCTCTAAGCTGCTCCCCACTATATCAACAATCTCTTTTTGCACGGCCGGCTCACAGGTCAAAAACCGTTCGATCAGTTCACCGTCCACGAACCGGTAAGGCTCGGTAGCTTGCCGGGTCATCGTGCGGAAAGCT
Protein-coding sequences here:
- a CDS encoding uncharacterized protein (transcript_id=CADANIAT00002077), with the protein product MSDFNPSQAITDAVNDYFSNLYALLELLFNRFRTNLYNSFAQVSAYRWTKVILTVIGYILIRPYIEAFFKKMHERDRKKQQEKERAERKKARAKVSPNALRGGATEGEGKVLGEVENTDDEVDDAENEENAEDFATASGVPEWGKNARKRAKKHAKKLEKEAEETKGPKLTEEQIKELLDWSESEDEKKA